One window of Tenacibaculum maritimum NCIMB 2154 genomic DNA carries:
- a CDS encoding lysophospholipid acyltransferase family protein, whose translation MKKIKIPFVLIWRLWFYVLVLGTVILMSPLLLILTAKEKYYPVFWKVIRVWSFFLIYAMGFRLKIEEEEKLDITKSYMFCPNHTSLIDGWVLVALSKNPIVFVGKKELVKIPVFGFFYKKVVIMVDRSSPKSRKRVYEMAKKRLQNGVSIAIFPEGLVPTEDVILAPFKNGAFSLAIEHQIPVVPHVYYDAKRLISWDPLRGGPGIFRVKQCKAIETVGLSKDDKEELKNQTFGVIYNELANDEVYMKDTNRPNNEREFKSPL comes from the coding sequence ATGAAAAAAATAAAAATACCTTTTGTACTTATTTGGAGACTATGGTTTTATGTTTTGGTTTTAGGAACAGTCATTTTAATGTCTCCTCTATTACTGATTCTTACTGCTAAAGAAAAATATTACCCTGTTTTTTGGAAAGTTATAAGAGTTTGGTCCTTCTTTTTGATTTATGCAATGGGATTTCGATTGAAAATAGAAGAAGAAGAAAAACTGGATATTACTAAGAGTTATATGTTTTGTCCAAATCATACTTCTTTGATAGACGGTTGGGTGCTTGTTGCACTAAGTAAAAATCCAATAGTTTTTGTAGGGAAAAAAGAGCTAGTTAAAATCCCGGTTTTTGGTTTCTTTTATAAAAAAGTTGTAATTATGGTTGATAGAAGTAGTCCTAAAAGTAGAAAGAGAGTATATGAAATGGCGAAGAAGAGATTGCAAAATGGCGTTAGTATTGCCATTTTTCCAGAAGGGCTAGTGCCTACGGAAGACGTTATTTTAGCACCGTTTAAGAATGGAGCTTTTAGTTTGGCTATAGAACATCAAATTCCAGTAGTACCTCATGTTTATTATGATGCGAAACGACTTATTTCTTGGGATCCCCTTAGAGGAGGGCCAGGAATCTTTAGAGTAAAGCAGTGTAAGGCTATTGAAACGGTAGGGCTAAGTAAAGATGATAAAGAGGAGTTAAAAAACCAGACATTTGGTGTGATTTATAATGAATTGGCAAATGATGAAGTTTATATGAAAGATACGAATAGACCAAATAATGAACGAGAATTTAAATCACCATTATAG
- the trpS gene encoding tryptophan--tRNA ligase has product MSRILTGVQSTGTPHLGNLLGAILPAIEMANNPENESFLFIADMHSLTQIKDGQQLRENTYSTAATWLACGIDISKTVFYRQSDIPEVTELTWYLSCYFPYQRLTLAHSFKDKADRLSDVNAGLFTYPMLMAADILLYDAEIIPVGKDQLQHIEMTRDVASRFNNIVGDTLMLPESKIRENTKLVPGTDGEKMSKSRNNYINIFLPDKKLRKQIMSIKTDSLPLEAPKNPDADNVFAIYKLLASESQIKEMRSNYEGGNYGYGHAKQALYELIIEKFATVREKYNHYMENRHEIDEALAIGAEKAKKVAQEVLIRVREKVGY; this is encoded by the coding sequence ATGTCTAGAATTTTAACAGGAGTACAAAGTACAGGAACCCCTCATTTAGGAAATTTATTAGGAGCTATTTTGCCTGCTATAGAAATGGCTAATAACCCTGAAAATGAATCATTTTTATTTATTGCTGATATGCATTCTTTAACTCAAATTAAAGATGGTCAGCAGCTACGCGAAAATACATACAGCACAGCAGCCACATGGCTAGCTTGCGGCATAGATATCTCTAAAACAGTTTTTTACAGACAAAGTGACATCCCAGAGGTTACTGAACTAACTTGGTACCTGAGCTGTTACTTTCCTTACCAACGTTTAACGCTTGCGCATAGTTTTAAAGATAAAGCAGATAGGCTTTCTGATGTAAATGCTGGGTTATTTACCTACCCTATGCTAATGGCTGCTGATATTTTATTATACGATGCTGAAATAATTCCCGTAGGAAAAGACCAATTGCAACATATAGAAATGACAAGAGATGTTGCCTCTAGATTTAATAATATTGTAGGAGACACTTTGATGTTACCTGAGTCTAAAATTAGAGAAAACACCAAACTAGTACCTGGTACTGACGGAGAAAAAATGAGTAAATCACGCAATAACTATATCAACATATTTCTACCTGACAAAAAATTACGTAAGCAAATTATGAGTATCAAAACAGATAGCTTACCTCTAGAAGCTCCTAAGAATCCAGACGCAGATAATGTTTTTGCCATTTATAAACTACTTGCTTCAGAATCTCAGATTAAAGAAATGAGATCAAATTATGAAGGAGGCAATTATGGATATGGACACGCTAAACAAGCGCTATATGAACTTATTATAGAAAAATTTGCTACTGTACGAGAAAAATACAACCACTATATGGAAAATCGTCACGAAATTGATGAAGCATTAGCCATTGGTGCAGAAAAAGCAAAAAAAGTAGCTCAAGAGGTATTGATTAGAGTACGTGAAAAAGTAGGTTACTAA
- the mscL gene encoding large conductance mechanosensitive channel protein MscL encodes MLKEFKEFITGGNVIEFAVAVIMAGAIGGVVKGFVSNIVMPFVGMFTGGVSFADKKIVLSEAVKDATGKVTQAENAIMYGAWVDSIINLIIVGFVMFIIIKSYNKMRKKEEEPAPAPKGPSQEELLIEIRDLLAKK; translated from the coding sequence ATGTTAAAAGAGTTTAAAGAATTTATTACAGGAGGAAACGTTATCGAGTTTGCTGTAGCTGTAATTATGGCTGGGGCAATTGGAGGTGTTGTAAAAGGCTTTGTAAGTAATATTGTAATGCCTTTTGTAGGAATGTTTACAGGAGGAGTAAGTTTTGCAGATAAGAAAATAGTTCTTTCGGAAGCAGTTAAAGATGCTACAGGAAAAGTAACTCAAGCAGAAAATGCAATTATGTATGGAGCATGGGTTGATTCAATAATTAACTTGATTATTGTAGGTTTTGTGATGTTTATCATTATTAAATCTTATAACAAGATGAGAAAGAAGGAAGAGGAGCCTGCTCCTGCTCCAAAAGGGCCATCTCAAGAAGAGTTGTTAATAGAGATAAGAGATTTATTAGCAAAGAAATAG
- the alr gene encoding alanine racemase encodes MKTNNNHVTVLEIDGKAIKHNLNYFKQKLAPTTKILVVVKAFGYGSEAIEVAKLVEDDVDYFAVAYANEGIGLREGGISKPILVLHPQVHNFEAIIAYNLEPSLYSFRVLKSFLALLDEKVTMNYPIHIKFNTGLNRLGFLHTDIPIVLANLKNSNNIRVASIFSHLAASEDVEEQEFTVNQINTFAYIAQQVYKYLEYEPMIHVLNTSGIVNYAKAQFDMVRLGIGLYGFANDVSETTQLKNTHRLTSIISQIHSIMPGETVGYNRVFVAKKETRTATVPIGHADGIPRSLGAGKGHVVIHNQKAPIIGNVCMDMIMVDVTKIDCKEGDQVIVFDSQKRIHEIAVACETIPYEVLTAISQRVKRFVKN; translated from the coding sequence ATGAAAACAAATAATAATCATGTTACGGTGTTAGAAATTGATGGAAAAGCAATTAAACACAATCTTAATTATTTCAAGCAAAAGTTAGCGCCAACAACTAAAATATTAGTAGTGGTTAAAGCTTTTGGTTATGGAAGTGAAGCGATAGAAGTAGCAAAATTAGTGGAAGATGACGTTGATTATTTTGCAGTAGCATATGCTAATGAAGGAATTGGATTGAGAGAAGGAGGTATAAGTAAACCTATTTTGGTGTTGCATCCTCAAGTACATAACTTTGAAGCAATTATAGCATATAATTTAGAGCCTAGTTTATATAGCTTTAGAGTGTTGAAATCTTTTTTAGCTTTGTTGGATGAAAAAGTAACAATGAATTATCCTATACATATCAAATTTAATACAGGGTTGAATAGGCTTGGTTTTTTACATACAGATATTCCTATTGTTCTGGCAAATTTGAAAAACTCAAACAATATTAGGGTAGCATCTATCTTTTCTCATTTAGCAGCTAGTGAAGATGTTGAAGAGCAGGAATTCACAGTAAATCAAATTAATACTTTTGCATATATAGCTCAACAAGTTTATAAATACTTAGAATATGAGCCAATGATTCATGTTCTAAATACCTCAGGAATTGTGAATTATGCTAAAGCTCAATTTGATATGGTTCGTTTAGGAATTGGATTGTATGGTTTTGCGAATGATGTTTCGGAAACTACTCAACTAAAAAACACGCATAGGCTTACTTCTATTATTTCCCAAATTCATTCAATAATGCCAGGGGAAACAGTAGGTTATAATAGGGTTTTTGTAGCGAAAAAAGAAACTAGGACTGCAACGGTTCCAATTGGCCATGCTGATGGAATTCCAAGAAGTTTAGGGGCAGGAAAAGGTCATGTTGTTATTCATAATCAAAAAGCGCCTATTATAGGTAATGTTTGTATGGATATGATTATGGTAGATGTTACAAAAATTGATTGTAAGGAAGGTGATCAGGTGATTGTTTTTGATAGTCAAAAAAGGATACATGAAATAGCAGTTGCTTGTGAAACAATACCATATGAAGTGCTTACAGCGATATCTCAACGTGTAAAAAGATTTGTAAAGAATTAG
- a CDS encoding thymidine kinase has translation MFLENTVNHTEQFGWIEVICGSMFSGKTEELIRRLKRAQFAKQRVEIFKPAVDTRYDDEEVVSHNENRIRSTPVPASSNIRLLANNVDVVGIDEAQFFDEEIVAVCNDLANRGVRVIVAGLDMDFKGNPFGPMPALMATAEYVTKVHAVCTRTGNLAHYSFRKAQSDDLVLLGETQEYEPLSRAAYYKALRAHKEEEHIKIVEKNGNENK, from the coding sequence ATGTTTCTTGAAAATACAGTAAATCATACAGAACAATTTGGGTGGATAGAAGTAATTTGCGGCTCAATGTTTTCTGGGAAAACAGAGGAGTTAATCAGAAGACTTAAGCGTGCTCAATTTGCAAAACAACGCGTAGAAATTTTTAAACCAGCGGTAGATACTCGTTATGATGATGAAGAGGTAGTTTCTCATAATGAAAATAGGATTCGCTCAACACCTGTGCCTGCATCTTCTAATATTCGATTACTCGCAAATAATGTAGATGTAGTAGGTATTGATGAAGCACAATTCTTTGATGAAGAAATTGTGGCTGTTTGTAATGATTTGGCAAACAGGGGCGTAAGGGTTATTGTAGCAGGGTTAGATATGGATTTTAAAGGAAATCCTTTTGGACCAATGCCAGCGCTCATGGCTACAGCAGAATACGTAACCAAAGTACATGCAGTGTGTACACGTACAGGTAATTTAGCTCATTATAGTTTTCGAAAAGCTCAAAGTGACGATTTAGTATTATTGGGAGAAACGCAAGAATATGAACCGTTGAGTAGAGCTGCTTATTACAAAGCGCTTAGAGCGCATAAGGAAGAGGAGCACATCAAGATTGTAGAAAAAAATGGAAATGAAAACAAATAA
- a CDS encoding glycosyltransferase family 4 protein, which translates to MNSKPILIHTHFHKRRTGVTRSIENVLPFFHNNYQTYIYGYNVAGEKISFSKLISLLFSNKEVVVHCHRNNEILRLLLFRMLGARFKLIATRHAETRPSKLTKFLLRKSDKIITLTKSMSSSLGLKNTYIAHGINTSIFKPNPKKEVKGILQSNIILCAGRVRKAKGQTTLLKATIPILKEQLSWALVIVGKVDKPSFLEELKDLVQKNNVQKQVYFIKETTDIISYYQASKIVVTPSFSEGFSLVCAEAMACGCNTIATKNVGVHSNLITNRKNGYLFKAGDVNSLNKLLLNNITGKTPLLGKEARKEIINEWSAQKEAKKLMEQYNFF; encoded by the coding sequence ATGAATTCTAAACCAATTTTAATTCACACTCATTTTCATAAACGAAGAACAGGAGTTACTAGAAGTATTGAAAATGTATTGCCTTTTTTTCACAATAACTACCAAACATATATATACGGATATAATGTTGCGGGAGAAAAAATTTCATTTTCAAAATTAATATCTCTTTTATTTTCAAATAAAGAGGTGGTCGTTCATTGTCATAGAAATAATGAGATTTTAAGGCTTTTATTATTCAGAATGCTAGGTGCTCGATTTAAGTTAATTGCAACTAGACATGCCGAAACAAGACCTTCCAAGCTTACAAAATTCTTATTAAGAAAATCTGATAAAATTATCACATTAACTAAGAGCATGAGCTCTTCTTTAGGATTGAAAAACACTTATATAGCCCATGGAATTAATACAAGTATTTTTAAGCCTAACCCTAAAAAAGAAGTAAAAGGAATACTCCAATCCAACATCATTCTTTGTGCCGGAAGGGTAAGAAAAGCAAAAGGACAAACAACTTTATTAAAAGCAACCATTCCTATTTTAAAGGAACAACTAAGTTGGGCATTGGTTATTGTTGGTAAAGTGGACAAACCCTCTTTTTTAGAAGAGTTAAAAGATCTTGTTCAAAAAAATAATGTTCAAAAACAAGTATATTTCATCAAAGAAACCACTGATATCATATCTTACTATCAAGCTTCAAAAATAGTTGTTACACCTTCTTTTTCCGAAGGTTTTTCTTTGGTTTGCGCCGAAGCCATGGCTTGTGGTTGTAACACAATCGCTACGAAAAATGTTGGAGTGCACTCTAATTTAATAACGAATCGAAAGAACGGATACTTATTCAAGGCTGGAGACGTGAATTCTTTGAATAAGTTACTTTTAAATAATATCACTGGTAAAACTCCCTTATTAGGAAAAGAAGCTAGAAAAGAAATCATCAATGAATGGAGTGCTCAAAAAGAGGCTAAAAAATTAATGGAGCAATATAACTTCTTTTAA
- a CDS encoding DUF3089 domain-containing protein, which translates to MIAITNKYIRIVLLYTIPFIFFNCRSTYQTQPFNTSHIPTRPNYENESTWAVLPNKYNAELKKFSPKDRKLLKADVFYIYPTLLTDKKDKRWNISTSDPIQHKKILNRAVKYQASAFATSGQIYVPIYRQAHVRSYELYDEGGREAFEIAYSDIKKAFETYLKKYNAGRPIIIASHSQGTTHSKCLLKDFFDKKPLQKQLIAAYLVGMGIQPNEYETILPMKTPSETGGFVSWNTYKKGYYPKSNDNWYKGSVTTNPITWDHSKTTKLSQHKGFLYTNDKIYAESLKIEVTDGLIWSTTPKFPLRLFMSFLKNYHTGDINLFWQDIRENAMLRTKAYLEKNIDDN; encoded by the coding sequence ATGATAGCAATAACTAATAAATATATAAGAATAGTTCTTTTATATACTATTCCTTTTATTTTCTTCAATTGTAGAAGTACATATCAAACACAGCCTTTTAATACTAGTCATATCCCTACTCGTCCTAATTATGAAAATGAAAGTACTTGGGCCGTTTTGCCTAATAAATATAACGCAGAGCTAAAAAAATTCTCTCCCAAGGATAGAAAACTTTTAAAAGCAGATGTCTTTTATATTTACCCTACCTTATTAACCGATAAAAAAGACAAACGCTGGAATATTTCTACTTCAGATCCTATCCAACATAAGAAAATCCTAAACCGTGCTGTAAAATATCAGGCTTCTGCTTTTGCTACATCTGGGCAGATTTACGTTCCAATTTATCGCCAAGCTCATGTTCGTTCATACGAATTATACGATGAAGGCGGTCGAGAAGCTTTTGAAATTGCTTACTCTGATATTAAAAAAGCTTTTGAAACCTATCTAAAAAAATACAATGCAGGAAGACCTATAATTATCGCTAGTCATAGCCAAGGAACTACACATTCAAAATGTTTATTAAAAGATTTTTTCGACAAAAAACCGTTACAAAAACAATTAATAGCAGCTTATTTAGTAGGAATGGGCATACAGCCCAATGAATATGAAACTATACTTCCTATGAAAACTCCATCAGAAACAGGTGGTTTTGTATCTTGGAACACTTACAAAAAAGGATACTACCCAAAAAGCAATGATAATTGGTATAAAGGTAGTGTTACTACTAACCCTATTACTTGGGACCACTCAAAAACTACTAAATTATCTCAACACAAAGGATTTTTATATACGAACGATAAAATATACGCAGAATCTCTTAAGATAGAGGTTACGGATGGCTTGATATGGTCTACAACCCCAAAATTTCCACTTCGACTCTTCATGTCTTTCCTAAAAAACTACCATACAGGAGATATCAACTTATTTTGGCAGGATATTCGAGAAAATGCCATGTTAAGAACTAAAGCTTATTTAGAAAAGAATATAGATGATAACTAA
- a CDS encoding arsenate reductase family protein — protein MKKVYFLQTCDTCRRILKELNIEGFEKQEIKTNPITISQLEEMYTFSKSYEALFNKRARLYKSMNLKDQELSEDDYRQYLLEEYTFLKRPVFIIDDEIFIGNSKKEVERLKEKIS, from the coding sequence ATGAAGAAAGTTTATTTTTTACAAACGTGTGATACTTGTAGGCGAATTTTAAAAGAATTAAATATAGAAGGATTTGAAAAACAAGAGATAAAGACAAATCCTATTACCATTTCTCAATTAGAGGAAATGTACACTTTTTCGAAAAGTTATGAGGCGTTATTTAATAAAAGAGCTAGACTTTATAAATCAATGAACCTAAAAGATCAAGAGTTATCGGAAGATGATTATAGACAGTATCTTTTAGAAGAATATACTTTTTTAAAACGTCCTGTTTTTATTATAGATGATGAGATTTTTATAGGTAATAGTAAGAAAGAGGTTGAAAGATTGAAAGAGAAAATATCTTAG
- a CDS encoding DinB family protein translates to MNTQFEVLKKSREIVLSKIDNLSLEQLHKTPEGFKNNIAWNLAHLVVTQQLLHYKLSGLNCLVPDELIEKYRKGTAPSETFTQEELNEVKELFLGLPQTLEEDYNAAIFKNYLGYTTSMDFNLTSIEDAIEFNNLHEGIHLGIIMALIKLV, encoded by the coding sequence ATGAACACACAATTTGAAGTTTTAAAAAAATCACGTGAAATTGTTTTAAGCAAAATAGATAATTTATCATTAGAGCAACTTCATAAAACACCAGAAGGGTTTAAAAACAATATCGCATGGAACCTTGCTCATTTAGTAGTTACTCAACAACTATTACATTACAAACTATCTGGGTTAAATTGCCTAGTTCCTGATGAGTTGATTGAGAAGTACAGAAAAGGAACTGCTCCTTCAGAGACTTTTACTCAAGAAGAACTCAACGAGGTAAAAGAATTATTCTTAGGACTACCACAAACTCTAGAAGAAGATTATAATGCAGCTATATTTAAAAACTATCTTGGCTATACAACAAGTATGGATTTTAACCTAACGTCTATTGAAGACGCAATTGAATTCAACAATTTACATGAAGGAATTCATCTTGGAATTATAATGGCTTTGATAAAATTGGTCTAG
- a CDS encoding cystathionine gamma-synthase, which translates to MKFNTKTIHGGQIHEPSTGAIMPPIFQTSTYAKSDPEKHQQYQYSRASNPTRTALENAFAAIENGTHGFAFSSGLSAIDAVLRLLKPGDEVITGDDLYGGTYRIFTKIFQKYGVRFKFVDTSCPKNVSSEISDATKLIWLETPTNPLMKIADISAIVKSVKAINQDILVAVDNTFATPYLQRPLDLGADIVMHSATKYLAGHSDLIMGALVVKNNELAKELHFMQFAAGAIAGPMDAFLALRGIKTLHIRMQRHCENGKAVADFLIQHPKVNKVYYPGLKEHPSFEIAKKQMNGYGGMVSFELKDNSKEATFTFLKNTKIFTLAESLGGVESLVNHPATMAHASIPKSERLKIGITNSLIRLSVGIEDIEDLLSDLNQALAN; encoded by the coding sequence ATGAAGTTTAATACAAAGACCATACATGGAGGTCAAATACATGAACCTAGCACTGGTGCTATAATGCCTCCTATATTTCAAACGTCAACATACGCCAAATCTGATCCTGAAAAGCATCAACAATACCAATACTCTCGGGCTTCGAATCCTACAAGAACGGCTTTAGAAAACGCTTTTGCTGCTATAGAAAATGGAACTCACGGGTTTGCTTTTTCATCTGGTTTATCAGCTATTGATGCTGTCTTGCGTTTGCTAAAACCAGGAGATGAAGTAATTACTGGGGATGATTTATATGGTGGAACTTATAGAATTTTCACCAAGATATTTCAAAAATATGGAGTCCGTTTTAAATTTGTAGATACTAGCTGTCCTAAAAATGTTTCAAGTGAAATATCTGACGCTACAAAATTAATTTGGCTAGAAACTCCTACAAATCCATTAATGAAAATTGCTGATATCTCAGCTATTGTTAAATCTGTAAAAGCTATAAACCAAGACATTCTAGTTGCCGTTGACAATACCTTTGCTACTCCTTATTTACAAAGACCTTTAGATTTGGGAGCTGATATCGTTATGCATTCTGCTACAAAATATTTAGCAGGTCATTCCGATTTAATCATGGGAGCTTTGGTTGTTAAAAACAATGAATTAGCTAAAGAATTACATTTTATGCAATTTGCTGCAGGCGCAATTGCTGGTCCAATGGATGCTTTTTTAGCCCTTCGAGGAATAAAAACATTACATATTCGTATGCAGCGCCATTGCGAAAACGGAAAAGCCGTAGCTGATTTTTTGATACAACATCCTAAAGTTAACAAAGTATATTATCCTGGTTTAAAAGAGCATCCCAGTTTTGAAATTGCCAAAAAACAAATGAACGGCTATGGCGGAATGGTTTCCTTTGAATTAAAGGACAATAGCAAAGAAGCTACATTTACCTTTTTAAAAAACACTAAAATTTTCACCTTGGCTGAATCTTTAGGCGGTGTAGAAAGTTTAGTAAACCATCCAGCAACAATGGCGCATGCTTCGATTCCTAAATCAGAACGCTTAAAAATAGGAATTACAAATTCCTTAATAAGATTAAGCGTAGGCATTGAAGATATTGAAGATTTGTTAAGCGATCTTAATCAAGCTTTAGCCAATTAG
- a CDS encoding DUF6686 family protein — protein MENIKRVYNNEIGISFFWRDRNYSEKVQIIFKDIGFHLTTQEIEYFNKYILEAKLQERCSTCEAGRFCRSILLKTPSGKVSMAVSLNELELIEDLLSGTLFQLNLSDYLKDLCKN, from the coding sequence ATGGAGAATATTAAAAGAGTATATAATAATGAGATAGGAATTTCTTTCTTTTGGAGAGATAGAAACTATTCGGAAAAAGTTCAAATTATTTTTAAAGATATTGGTTTTCATCTCACTACTCAAGAGATTGAATATTTTAATAAGTATATTTTAGAAGCAAAATTACAGGAGAGGTGTAGTACTTGTGAGGCAGGAAGATTTTGTAGATCTATTTTGCTAAAAACACCATCTGGAAAAGTTAGCATGGCGGTAAGTTTGAATGAGTTAGAATTAATAGAGGATTTGTTGTCAGGAACTCTTTTTCAGCTAAACTTATCAGATTATTTAAAGGATTTATGTAAAAATTAA
- the recJ gene encoding single-stranded-DNA-specific exonuclease RecJ has protein sequence MRWTLKPKPDVEKVVALAKDLSIDKTLATILVQRGISNFNEAKLFFRPSLTDLHDPFLMKDMEVAVQRIKRAIANHENILVYGDYDVDGTTAVSLLSSYLRATYPNVATYIPDRYEEGYGVSYKGIDFADDNGFSLIIALDCGIKAIDKVTYASEKNIDFIICDHHKPGKEIPKAIAVLNPKQLDCNYPYNELCGCGVGFKLIQALGQDKGESIEDLIPYLDLVATAIAADIVPMTGENRVLAHFGLEVINTAPRNGFKAIIQQLNRGKLTITDVVFTIAPRINAAGRMKHGNYAVELLTEMNLEMAIEFATAIEKFNVDRKELDKKITEEALLQIKENKEQEKFTTVVFDKSWHKGVIGIVASRLIETYYRPTLVFTKSGNKLAASARSVKGFDVYNALEQCTEFIEQFGGHKYAAGLTLLPEQYEGFKSKFEEVVKSTIHKELLIPEILIDSELELSEISPKFYRILQQMAPFGPQNMKPVFKTSSVRDNGYGKQVGADKAHLKLNIIYGANQKTYNAIGFGLGSKIENVENDFDIVYSLDENTWNGNTSIQLVLKDLI, from the coding sequence ATGCGTTGGACCTTAAAACCTAAACCAGATGTAGAAAAAGTAGTAGCATTGGCAAAAGATTTGTCTATAGATAAAACACTAGCAACAATATTGGTGCAGCGTGGTATTTCAAATTTTAATGAAGCAAAGCTTTTTTTTAGGCCTTCTTTGACTGATTTGCATGATCCTTTTTTAATGAAGGATATGGAAGTAGCTGTTCAGCGTATTAAAAGAGCAATAGCGAACCATGAAAATATTTTGGTATATGGTGATTATGATGTAGATGGAACCACTGCGGTGTCTTTGCTTTCGTCATATTTAAGAGCAACGTATCCTAATGTAGCTACTTACATACCAGATAGATACGAAGAAGGTTACGGGGTTTCCTATAAAGGGATTGATTTTGCCGATGATAATGGTTTTTCATTAATAATAGCTTTAGATTGCGGTATCAAAGCAATAGATAAAGTAACATATGCAAGTGAAAAGAATATTGATTTTATAATTTGTGACCATCATAAACCAGGAAAGGAAATACCTAAAGCAATAGCTGTTCTGAATCCGAAGCAATTGGATTGTAATTATCCATATAATGAATTATGTGGTTGTGGAGTCGGATTTAAGTTAATTCAAGCACTAGGGCAAGATAAAGGGGAATCAATTGAAGATTTAATCCCGTATTTAGATTTAGTAGCAACGGCTATAGCAGCAGATATTGTTCCTATGACAGGAGAAAATAGAGTGCTTGCTCATTTCGGATTGGAAGTTATAAATACAGCGCCTAGAAATGGTTTTAAAGCGATAATTCAACAATTAAATAGAGGCAAGCTTACAATTACAGATGTTGTTTTTACGATAGCTCCGAGGATAAATGCAGCTGGAAGAATGAAACATGGAAATTATGCCGTTGAGTTATTAACGGAAATGAATCTTGAAATGGCTATTGAATTTGCTACTGCTATAGAAAAGTTTAATGTTGATAGAAAAGAGTTAGATAAAAAAATTACCGAAGAAGCTTTATTACAAATAAAAGAAAATAAAGAGCAAGAAAAGTTTACAACAGTTGTTTTTGATAAGAGTTGGCATAAAGGAGTGATAGGTATTGTTGCTTCTAGATTGATAGAAACTTATTATAGGCCTACCTTAGTTTTTACGAAAAGTGGAAACAAATTAGCAGCTTCTGCCAGATCGGTTAAAGGTTTTGACGTGTATAATGCGTTGGAGCAATGTACTGAGTTTATAGAACAGTTTGGAGGACATAAATATGCTGCTGGTTTGACGTTATTACCAGAGCAATACGAAGGTTTTAAATCGAAATTTGAGGAAGTAGTGAAAAGTACCATCCATAAAGAATTACTCATTCCTGAGATTTTAATTGACTCAGAACTTGAATTGTCTGAAATATCACCAAAGTTTTATAGAATTTTACAGCAAATGGCTCCATTTGGACCTCAAAACATGAAGCCCGTTTTTAAAACGAGTTCTGTAAGAGATAATGGATATGGAAAACAGGTGGGAGCTGATAAAGCACATCTAAAATTAAATATTATTTATGGAGCAAATCAGAAAACATATAATGCGATTGGATTTGGATTGGGAAGTAAGATAGAGAATGTTGAAAATGATTTTGATATTGTATATTCTCTTGATGAAAATACATGGAATGGCAATACATCCATTCAATTAGTGTTGAAAGATTTAATATAA
- a CDS encoding OsmC family protein, with protein sequence MTNTVTTIWKQGMQFESDNPSGHTISIDTNGDNGGNNMGLRPKAMMLSSLAGCSGLDIIPLLKKMRVIIDDFKIEVTGELTEEHPKFYHTVTVDYHFYGNDLQQSKINKAVKLSIEKYCGVMEMFRQFAKIKTTVNFHEK encoded by the coding sequence ATAACGAATACAGTGACCACCATTTGGAAGCAAGGTATGCAATTTGAAAGTGATAATCCTAGCGGTCATACAATAAGCATAGATACAAATGGCGATAACGGAGGAAATAATATGGGATTAAGACCCAAGGCAATGATGCTATCCTCTTTGGCAGGATGCTCAGGATTAGATATTATCCCTCTGTTAAAAAAAATGCGTGTTATAATTGATGATTTTAAAATTGAAGTCACAGGAGAGTTAACAGAGGAGCACCCAAAATTTTATCATACAGTTACTGTTGATTATCATTTTTATGGGAATGATTTACAGCAATCAAAAATTAATAAAGCAGTAAAATTATCTATAGAAAAATATTGTGGAGTAATGGAAATGTTTCGGCAGTTTGCTAAAATAAAAACAACAGTTAATTTTCATGAAAAATAG